The Georgenia faecalis genome includes a window with the following:
- a CDS encoding nuclear transport factor 2 family protein, translating into MTDLTLDALLALEHRGWDALCRSQGGAFYGELMTAEALMVLTNGMVLDRDAIAASLDDAPPWATYTLTDARAVPVGTDAAALVYRATATREGQAEPFVALMTSVYRRTGGRTRLALYQQTTIAH; encoded by the coding sequence ATGACCGACCTCACCCTCGACGCCCTCCTCGCCCTCGAGCACCGGGGGTGGGACGCCCTGTGCCGGTCGCAGGGGGGCGCCTTCTACGGCGAGCTCATGACGGCGGAGGCCCTCATGGTCCTCACCAACGGCATGGTGCTCGACCGCGACGCGATCGCGGCCTCCCTCGACGACGCCCCGCCGTGGGCGACGTACACGCTGACCGACGCGCGGGCCGTCCCGGTCGGCACGGACGCCGCCGCCCTGGTCTACCGGGCGACCGCCACCCGCGAGGGGCAGGCCGAGCCGTTCGTCGCGCTCATGACGAGCGTCTACCGCCGCACGGGAGGACGGACGCGGCTCGCGCTCTACCAGCAGACGACCATCGCGCACTGA
- a CDS encoding MFS transporter yields the protein MKRPFSFGSRSPLPLLAAGTGLIAATYGLVRLAYGLVLPNVQDELGLGVAAAGVVSGGASVLYCAGAVLGFLTAARHARALVVVAALSAALGATGMALAPSPAVFAVAAIVSSAGAGLASPALVAALQDHPATRRHPRAQSIVNAGTGPGLAVAGALALALLPSWRVVWVVAAVVTLAAGAAVLLTMGRGSPGPTTRALPPASWFTAHRRVLAAALLMGAGSAAVWNYGRAFLVDSGAGDAVSVTAWIALGAGGTAVAPTARWVSGLGAQRAWVVTTGTLAAASAALALVPDSTPLALAACAAFGWGYTAGSGALIAWTVQIDAPRAPAGTALAFVTLILGQAAGASTVGALVPEAGYPAAFLGAAVAAAAAILPALTGPRSGQPDPALSHSA from the coding sequence GTGAAACGTCCGTTTTCGTTCGGCTCGAGGTCACCCCTGCCCCTCCTCGCGGCCGGGACGGGCCTCATCGCCGCCACGTACGGCCTCGTCCGGCTCGCCTACGGCCTCGTCCTGCCGAACGTGCAGGACGAGCTCGGCCTGGGCGTCGCCGCGGCGGGCGTCGTCTCCGGCGGTGCGTCGGTGCTCTACTGCGCCGGGGCGGTCCTCGGCTTCCTCACGGCCGCACGCCACGCCCGCGCCCTCGTCGTCGTCGCGGCGCTCAGTGCGGCTCTCGGCGCGACCGGCATGGCCCTCGCCCCCAGCCCCGCGGTCTTCGCCGTCGCGGCGATCGTCAGCTCGGCGGGTGCCGGCCTCGCCTCACCGGCGCTCGTGGCCGCACTGCAGGACCACCCGGCGACCCGGCGCCACCCGCGCGCCCAGTCCATCGTCAACGCGGGAACGGGGCCGGGGCTCGCCGTCGCCGGCGCACTGGCGCTCGCGCTCCTGCCGAGCTGGCGCGTGGTCTGGGTGGTCGCGGCGGTCGTCACCCTGGCCGCCGGCGCCGCCGTCCTGCTCACCATGGGACGGGGCTCCCCCGGGCCGACGACGCGGGCCCTGCCCCCGGCGTCGTGGTTCACCGCCCACCGGAGAGTGCTCGCCGCCGCCCTGCTCATGGGTGCCGGCTCCGCCGCGGTGTGGAACTACGGGCGGGCGTTCCTCGTCGACTCCGGCGCGGGCGACGCCGTCTCGGTGACCGCGTGGATCGCGCTCGGTGCCGGGGGCACCGCCGTCGCCCCGACCGCACGGTGGGTGAGCGGGCTCGGAGCGCAGCGCGCCTGGGTCGTCACCACCGGCACCCTCGCCGCAGCCTCCGCGGCGCTCGCGCTCGTGCCCGACAGCACGCCCCTCGCGCTCGCCGCGTGCGCCGCCTTCGGGTGGGGCTACACCGCCGGGAGCGGGGCGCTCATCGCCTGGACCGTGCAGATCGACGCGCCACGGGCGCCCGCCGGGACCGCGCTGGCCTTCGTCACGCTGATCCTCGGGCAGGCGGCCGGAGCGAGCACCGTCGGCGCCCTCGTGCCCGAGGCCGGCTACCCGGCGGCGTTCCTCGGGGCGGCGGTGGCCGCCGCCGCGGCCATCCTCCCCGCCCTCACCGGTCCTCGCTCAGGTCAGCCCGATCCGGCCCTCAGCCACTCCGCGTAG
- a CDS encoding ArsR/SmtB family transcription factor has product MTMPSTPETRVADDATALAAAACLFRGFGDPSRLTILRHLALGEHRVVDLTEHLGLAQSTVSRHLACLRDCGLVTSRPEGRASVFRLTHPEALLELLAAAERLLALTGDAVTLCPTYGTADPTREEVPA; this is encoded by the coding sequence ATGACGATGCCGAGCACCCCGGAGACCCGCGTCGCCGACGACGCCACGGCGCTCGCGGCCGCCGCCTGCCTCTTCCGCGGCTTCGGCGACCCCTCACGGCTGACGATCCTGCGCCACCTCGCCCTCGGCGAGCACCGGGTCGTCGACCTCACCGAGCACCTGGGCCTGGCCCAGTCGACCGTGTCGAGGCACCTCGCCTGCCTGCGGGACTGCGGCCTCGTGACGTCGCGGCCCGAGGGGCGGGCGTCCGTGTTCCGGCTGACCCACCCCGAGGCCCTTCTGGAGCTCCTGGCCGCCGCCGAGCGGCTGCTGGCGCTCACCGGGGACGCGGTGACGCTCTGCCCGACGTACGGCACCGCCGACCCGACGAGGGAGGAGGTGCCGGCATGA
- a CDS encoding cation diffusion facilitator family transporter, producing MSGTRELGAMEVERLTRRGLRLAQFTVAYNVVEGAVAITAGLLAGLVSVVGFGVDSGIESIAAVLVGLRLAARLRHGDTDERKERLTLKAVAVTFFLLAAYVTVEGVRSLLDGEAPESSPLAIGLLVASIVVMPVLASMKRAVGRQLGDNLILADAAETRICVLLSVSTLAGVGLYALTGATWLDPVAAFVIAAFAVHEGREAWEGELVEDDDDD from the coding sequence ATGAGCGGGACCCGCGAGCTGGGGGCCATGGAGGTGGAGCGCCTCACCCGCCGGGGACTGCGCCTGGCCCAGTTCACTGTCGCGTACAACGTCGTCGAGGGGGCCGTCGCGATCACCGCGGGCCTGCTCGCCGGGCTCGTGTCCGTGGTCGGGTTCGGCGTCGACTCGGGGATCGAGTCGATCGCCGCCGTCCTCGTCGGCCTGCGGCTGGCGGCGCGGCTGCGGCACGGCGACACCGACGAGCGGAAGGAGCGGCTCACCCTCAAGGCGGTCGCCGTCACCTTCTTCCTCCTCGCGGCCTACGTCACCGTCGAGGGCGTCCGCAGCCTCCTCGACGGCGAGGCGCCCGAGAGCTCCCCGCTCGCCATCGGGCTGCTCGTCGCCTCGATCGTCGTCATGCCGGTCCTGGCGTCGATGAAACGCGCGGTGGGACGGCAGCTGGGCGACAACCTCATCCTCGCCGACGCCGCCGAGACGCGGATCTGCGTGCTCCTCAGCGTCTCGACCCTGGCCGGCGTCGGGCTCTACGCCCTCACCGGCGCGACGTGGCTCGACCCGGTCGCCGCCTTCGTCATCGCCGCCTTCGCGGTCCACGAGGGCAGGGAGGCCTGGGAGGGCGAGCTCGTCGAGGACGACGATGACGACTGA
- a CDS encoding TetR/AcrR family transcriptional regulator: protein MPIRASTEARLLDAADELFFSRGIAATPVDAVLARAGVSAATLYRGYPSKEALVAAVLERRHRVWLEEWDRAIAAQESHEGRLLAVFDALDTFRARPIGSRWCAFLGAAAEYADAPAEIARAVRQDTDTMRARLAGLAAAVDARRADELADQLLLVVTGDLAMRLRSPGHTTATARSVAAALLAR from the coding sequence ATGCCGATCCGCGCGAGCACCGAGGCTCGGCTCCTCGACGCCGCCGACGAGCTGTTCTTCTCGAGGGGCATCGCCGCCACCCCCGTCGACGCCGTGCTCGCGCGCGCCGGGGTGTCCGCCGCCACGCTCTACCGCGGCTATCCCAGCAAGGAGGCGCTGGTCGCGGCGGTGCTCGAGCGTCGCCACCGCGTGTGGCTCGAGGAGTGGGACCGCGCGATCGCGGCCCAGGAGTCGCACGAGGGGCGGCTGCTCGCGGTCTTCGACGCGCTCGACACCTTCCGCGCGCGACCCATCGGCTCGCGGTGGTGCGCGTTCCTCGGGGCCGCGGCCGAGTACGCCGACGCACCGGCCGAGATCGCGCGGGCGGTGCGCCAGGACACCGACACCATGCGCGCCCGGCTCGCCGGGCTCGCCGCCGCGGTGGACGCGCGGCGCGCGGACGAGCTCGCCGACCAGCTCCTCCTCGTCGTCACCGGTGACCTCGCCATGCGGCTCCGGTCCCCGGGGCACACGACGGCGACGGCGCGCAGCGTCGCTGCCGCGCTCCTGGCCCGGTGA
- a CDS encoding DNA alkylation repair protein, with the protein MAAADKTQRRKILARMTNETTTVIGVRMGTVFAIAKAHTAMPLSEVDRLLDSDAYEERMVAVSILDFKARRPRISAEERRALYELWMRRLDRIDTWDYIDRSAPRVVGTYLVDRPRDVLFTLARSENRWHRRAAVVASYALVRSGDLDDPLALCELLAADPERFVQTTVGTALREIGRVDASRLEAFLARRGDDLSAEARRTARTAL; encoded by the coding sequence ATGGCAGCGGCCGACAAGACCCAGCGGCGCAAGATCCTCGCCCGGATGACCAACGAGACGACAACCGTCATCGGTGTACGCATGGGAACGGTGTTCGCGATCGCGAAGGCGCATACCGCCATGCCGCTGAGCGAGGTCGACCGCCTCCTCGACAGCGACGCGTACGAGGAGCGCATGGTCGCTGTGAGCATCCTCGACTTCAAGGCCCGCCGGCCCCGGATCAGCGCCGAGGAGCGTCGGGCGCTGTACGAGCTGTGGATGCGGCGGCTCGACCGCATCGACACCTGGGACTACATCGACCGCTCGGCGCCGCGAGTCGTCGGCACGTACCTGGTCGACCGCCCGCGCGACGTGCTCTTCACGCTCGCCCGGTCGGAGAACCGCTGGCACCGTCGCGCGGCCGTCGTCGCCTCCTACGCCCTCGTCCGCTCCGGCGACCTCGACGACCCGCTCGCCCTGTGCGAGCTGCTCGCCGCCGATCCGGAGCGGTTCGTGCAGACCACGGTCGGCACCGCCCTGCGGGAGATCGGTCGCGTCGACGCCTCCCGGCTCGAGGCGTTCCTCGCGCGGCGCGGGGACGATCTCAGCGCCGAGGCCCGGCGCACCGCGCGCACCGCGCTCTGA
- a CDS encoding EamA family transporter: MQPFPAGRAGAVLLVLAAAGSTQFGAAVAALLFPRVGPLGVVTLRLALSAAILLVLFRPRLSGRSAADWRLVAAFGLALGGMNTAFYAAIDRIPLGAAVTLELLGPLALSVVAARRWTSLVWAGLALTGVVLLGGGDVRGLDPLGVLFALVAAALWAAYIVLSSRVGRRFARADGLALAMAVAAALSLPFGLAHAGGALLAPGTLAAGATVAVLSSALPYSLEMAALRRLPAATFAVMMSLAPAIAALAGFLVLDQALGPVQLAAIALVALASAGAVRAAGPRGADAAPP; this comes from the coding sequence GTGCAGCCTTTCCCGGCAGGCCGCGCCGGCGCGGTGCTCCTGGTCCTCGCGGCCGCCGGCTCCACCCAGTTCGGGGCCGCCGTCGCGGCCCTGCTGTTCCCGCGCGTGGGTCCGCTCGGCGTCGTCACGCTGCGCCTCGCCCTGTCCGCCGCGATCCTGCTCGTCCTCTTCCGCCCCCGGCTCTCCGGGCGGAGCGCCGCCGACTGGCGGCTCGTGGCCGCCTTCGGCCTCGCGCTCGGCGGGATGAACACGGCGTTCTACGCAGCCATCGACCGCATCCCGCTGGGCGCCGCCGTCACGCTCGAGCTCCTCGGCCCGTTGGCCCTGTCCGTCGTCGCCGCCCGCCGGTGGACGAGCCTCGTGTGGGCGGGGCTCGCGCTGACCGGCGTCGTCCTCCTCGGGGGCGGTGACGTCCGGGGCCTCGACCCGCTCGGGGTGCTCTTCGCGCTCGTCGCGGCGGCCCTGTGGGCCGCCTACATCGTGCTCAGCTCACGGGTCGGCCGTCGCTTCGCCCGCGCCGACGGGCTGGCGCTAGCCATGGCCGTCGCCGCGGCGCTGAGCCTGCCGTTCGGGCTCGCCCACGCGGGCGGCGCCCTCCTCGCGCCCGGGACGCTGGCTGCGGGCGCCACGGTCGCCGTCCTGTCCTCGGCGTTGCCCTACAGCCTGGAGATGGCCGCTCTGCGGCGGCTGCCGGCGGCGACCTTCGCCGTGATGATGAGCCTGGCGCCCGCCATCGCGGCGCTCGCGGGCTTCCTCGTGCTCGACCAGGCGCTCGGCCCGGTCCAGCTGGCCGCGATCGCCCTCGTGGCGCTCGCCAGCGCCGGCGCGGTGCGCGCCGCCGGGCCGCGCGGCGCGGACGCCGCGCCGCCGTGA
- a CDS encoding SDR family oxidoreductase, whose product MRVAVVGGGPSGRAIERALVERGATATLVSRSTGFDVLRDDAVERLGGSDVIVEATGHATTSRTVATDFFTRSTRAVAAAARASGARHVLLSIVHCDLPEVQGYGYFAGKAAQERLAREVSEDLVIVRSTAWFEFARQSLDRFSIGPLALVTQMRMKPVALDAVAGVIADVATGRRAGTAVDLAGPEVLTLWEMTRRLPDRPAVTVPLPVPGRLGRALRDGALVPGDDAEVVGPTYAEWLRAGSG is encoded by the coding sequence GTGCGCGTCGCCGTCGTGGGTGGAGGACCGTCGGGCAGGGCGATCGAGCGGGCCCTCGTGGAGCGCGGGGCGACGGCCACGCTGGTCTCCCGCTCCACGGGGTTCGACGTCCTGCGGGACGACGCCGTCGAGCGACTCGGGGGCTCCGACGTCATCGTGGAGGCGACCGGGCACGCGACGACGAGCAGGACGGTCGCGACGGACTTCTTCACGCGGTCGACGCGCGCCGTCGCGGCCGCGGCGCGCGCGTCCGGCGCGCGGCACGTGCTGCTCTCGATCGTCCACTGCGACCTGCCCGAGGTTCAGGGGTACGGGTACTTCGCGGGGAAGGCCGCCCAGGAGCGCCTCGCCCGGGAGGTGAGCGAGGACCTCGTCATCGTGCGCTCGACGGCGTGGTTCGAGTTCGCCCGTCAGAGCCTGGACCGGTTCTCGATCGGTCCGCTCGCCCTCGTCACGCAGATGCGGATGAAGCCCGTCGCGCTCGACGCCGTGGCGGGGGTGATCGCGGACGTCGCGACGGGGCGCCGGGCCGGCACGGCCGTCGACCTGGCGGGGCCGGAGGTGCTCACCCTGTGGGAGATGACGCGGCGGCTCCCCGACCGGCCGGCCGTCACCGTGCCGCTGCCCGTCCCCGGCCGCCTCGGACGGGCACTGCGTGACGGCGCGCTCGTGCCGGGCGACGATGCCGAGGTGGTCGGCCCCACCTACGCGGAGTGGCTGAGGGCCGGATCGGGCTGA
- a CDS encoding SRPBCC family protein: protein MAGTFDVEVSRDFAAPVERVWAAWTEPADLRRWWGPAGFTCPRAEADVRVGGRIAVTMRAPEEWGGFEQHSTWTITDLDAPRHLRYVFTFTDAAGTAITPEQAGIPAEGVPERGEHEVRLEDLGEGRTRLHMREAGYGTSESRDMSRAGLEQCLDKMAALVGRPDDGARDPGGHE from the coding sequence GTGGCGGGAACATTCGATGTCGAGGTCTCGAGGGACTTCGCCGCGCCGGTCGAGCGCGTGTGGGCAGCATGGACCGAGCCGGCCGACCTGCGCCGGTGGTGGGGTCCGGCCGGGTTCACCTGCCCTCGGGCCGAGGCCGACGTCCGCGTGGGCGGGCGCATCGCGGTGACGATGCGCGCGCCCGAGGAGTGGGGCGGGTTCGAGCAGCACAGCACGTGGACCATCACCGACCTGGACGCCCCGCGGCACCTGCGGTACGTCTTCACCTTCACCGACGCGGCCGGCACGGCGATCACCCCGGAGCAGGCCGGGATCCCCGCGGAGGGCGTCCCCGAGCGGGGGGAGCACGAGGTGCGCCTCGAGGACCTCGGCGAGGGCCGCACCCGGCTCCACATGCGCGAGGCCGGCTACGGCACGTCGGAGTCGCGCGACATGTCGCGCGCCGGGCTCGAGCAGTGCCTGGACAAGATGGCGGCGCTCGTCGGCAGGCCGGACGACGGGGCCCGCGACCCCGGCGGGCACGAGTGA
- a CDS encoding phosphodiester glycosidase family protein — protein sequence MHNPRSAAGWNRRAAVATAGAALLLAPMATASATLATPAASTVVAPHGMDLVADGVFATAETDRVAPGLDVTRFSRQEEAGWTAGAVMVADLSVPTLSVDVVNSGAVTEPATVSEHLANNGAVAAINGDFFDINYSDAANGTAVSRDGVLNGTSTPRAGLTITEGLAAVQGVAAVATVTVDGTDHRAGGVNTPHLPAGSVGVYTPAWGGHTLDRPVGGPESVSPNVRRATVVDGVVTAIGLGGGAPSIPEDGFVLLGREAGADLVASLSLGDEVGLDITTDVGADVALTGGEVLIADGVVVAADAAVHPRTAVGVSEDGTQLFALALDGRAHFGRGMSTIELAELLADLGAHDAVNLDGGGSTTMVARLAGDAETTVLNRPSDGVERPVPNSLAFFSSAPAGTATDVAVEPVSDLDGADTVLPGLHRTLAGTGLDANLAPVAVDGTFTVGSDAVTLTTDGATAVVQGEERGRATLTYAAGGLTAATGIEVLGALDHVRADRNVIALEATDDAATIHLTGYDADGHGSPIEVQDVTVTAPEGFTITPDGVDAFTVESSLEQGGGTASLVVGDAVVDLALTVGFEEVEVLDLADAADWTYDVARATGETAPAEGPEAGTNGLRLTYDFTTSTSTRGFYAIAPEPVVLPGQPRSLTLWVKGSGNGEWPRLQVRTGEGVVTNLDGALVEWEGWQQVSFPVPAGMAYPLTFERVRMMETRPDAQYAGDVTVGPLSVVLAADVDAPQVTPVHDPVIVTDGTVTDRPLQVAVMSDAQFVAANPTSPLVEAARRTLREIVAAEPDVLVINGDLVDEASPADFDLARTVLTEEVGDAVPWVYVPGNHEIMGGPISNFIEEFGAPSTARTLDGTRLITLNTAGGTYLSGGIDQLRMLEEQLADAAADPAVSGVLVFSHHPTQDPLPNKASQLGDREEAAAIERTLADFRSGSGKSAAMVNGHVGVFHGRSSEGVSYLVNGNSGKGPSGTPATGGFTGWTMLGVDPAAGVVGDVPAVPDARLAWMRAEVMARVDALHLAGPDTLEVGESATALATLVQDEGREVPVAWPVSAQWGGDDVRIDDGSVPAGDEDDALEEAGGVLRYNPRTGALTALSGGVATLTVTVNGVTAELDVTVPEPEVPTEDPTDVPTEDPTDLPTEEPTDLPTEEPTDLPTEEPTDLPTEEPTDLPTEEPTGEPTPDPTDGPSDGPSDGPSDGAPGGEPTTTPTRAPGEGGPSAGRPGGGADGGADGGSGSGGALPSTGADGASVAVATALALAAAGVLASLGARRRAARAH from the coding sequence GTGCACAACCCCCGCAGCGCCGCCGGTTGGAACCGGCGGGCGGCGGTCGCCACCGCCGGCGCCGCCCTCCTGCTCGCCCCCATGGCCACCGCCTCGGCCACGCTGGCCACCCCCGCCGCGAGCACCGTCGTCGCGCCGCACGGGATGGACCTCGTCGCCGACGGCGTCTTCGCCACCGCCGAGACCGACCGCGTCGCGCCCGGCCTGGACGTCACACGGTTCTCCCGTCAGGAAGAGGCGGGGTGGACGGCGGGCGCCGTCATGGTCGCCGACCTGTCCGTGCCCACGCTGTCGGTCGACGTCGTCAACTCCGGCGCCGTCACCGAGCCGGCCACCGTCTCCGAGCACCTGGCGAACAACGGGGCGGTCGCTGCGATCAACGGGGACTTCTTCGACATCAACTACTCCGACGCCGCCAACGGCACCGCCGTCTCGCGCGACGGCGTCCTCAACGGGACGTCGACGCCCAGGGCCGGCCTGACGATCACCGAGGGGCTCGCCGCGGTCCAGGGCGTCGCCGCCGTCGCGACGGTCACCGTCGACGGCACGGACCACCGCGCCGGGGGCGTCAACACCCCGCACCTGCCCGCCGGGTCCGTGGGGGTCTACACCCCGGCGTGGGGCGGGCACACCCTCGACCGTCCCGTGGGCGGGCCGGAGTCCGTCTCCCCGAACGTCCGCCGTGCGACGGTGGTCGACGGCGTCGTCACCGCCATCGGGCTCGGTGGTGGAGCGCCGAGCATCCCGGAGGACGGGTTCGTCCTCCTCGGCCGCGAGGCCGGCGCGGACCTCGTCGCCTCGCTGAGCCTCGGTGACGAGGTGGGCCTCGACATCACCACCGACGTGGGTGCCGACGTCGCCCTCACCGGTGGCGAGGTGCTCATCGCCGACGGCGTCGTCGTCGCGGCCGACGCGGCCGTCCACCCCCGCACCGCCGTGGGGGTGAGCGAGGACGGCACCCAGCTGTTCGCCCTGGCCCTCGACGGGCGGGCGCACTTCGGGCGCGGCATGTCGACCATCGAGCTCGCCGAGCTGCTCGCGGACCTCGGCGCCCACGACGCCGTCAACCTCGACGGCGGAGGCTCGACCACCATGGTGGCGCGCCTGGCCGGTGACGCGGAGACGACGGTGCTCAACCGCCCCTCCGACGGGGTCGAGCGCCCGGTGCCCAACTCGCTCGCGTTCTTCTCCAGCGCCCCCGCGGGCACCGCGACCGACGTCGCCGTCGAGCCCGTGAGCGACCTGGACGGCGCCGACACCGTCCTGCCGGGCCTGCACCGCACCCTGGCGGGCACCGGGCTCGACGCGAACCTCGCGCCGGTCGCCGTGGACGGCACCTTCACCGTGGGCTCCGACGCCGTCACCCTCACCACCGACGGCGCCACCGCCGTCGTGCAGGGCGAGGAGCGCGGCCGGGCCACGCTCACCTACGCGGCCGGCGGCCTCACCGCCGCTACCGGGATCGAGGTCCTCGGCGCGCTCGACCACGTGCGGGCGGACCGCAACGTCATCGCCCTCGAGGCGACCGACGACGCGGCCACCATCCACCTCACCGGTTACGACGCCGACGGCCACGGATCACCGATCGAGGTCCAGGACGTCACCGTCACCGCCCCGGAGGGCTTCACCATCACCCCCGACGGCGTCGACGCCTTCACCGTCGAGTCCTCGCTCGAGCAGGGCGGCGGGACCGCCTCGCTCGTCGTCGGCGACGCGGTCGTCGACCTGGCGCTCACCGTCGGCTTCGAGGAGGTGGAGGTCCTCGACCTCGCCGACGCCGCCGACTGGACCTACGACGTCGCGCGCGCCACCGGCGAGACCGCTCCCGCCGAGGGCCCCGAGGCCGGCACGAACGGCCTGCGCCTCACGTACGACTTCACCACCTCCACGAGCACCCGCGGCTTCTACGCCATCGCCCCGGAGCCGGTCGTGCTCCCCGGCCAGCCCCGCTCCCTCACCCTGTGGGTCAAGGGCTCGGGCAACGGCGAGTGGCCCCGGCTGCAGGTGCGCACCGGGGAGGGCGTGGTGACCAACCTCGACGGTGCGCTCGTCGAGTGGGAGGGCTGGCAGCAGGTCTCCTTCCCCGTCCCCGCCGGCATGGCCTACCCGCTGACGTTCGAGCGGGTCCGCATGATGGAGACCCGCCCCGACGCCCAGTACGCCGGCGACGTCACCGTCGGCCCGCTGTCGGTCGTCCTCGCCGCGGACGTCGACGCGCCGCAGGTGACGCCGGTGCACGACCCGGTGATCGTCACCGACGGCACCGTCACGGACCGCCCGCTCCAGGTCGCCGTGATGTCCGACGCCCAGTTCGTCGCGGCCAACCCGACGAGCCCCCTCGTCGAGGCGGCCCGGCGGACGCTGCGGGAGATCGTCGCCGCCGAGCCCGACGTGCTCGTCATCAACGGCGACCTCGTCGACGAGGCGTCCCCCGCGGACTTCGACCTGGCCCGGACCGTCCTCACCGAGGAGGTGGGCGACGCGGTGCCGTGGGTCTACGTCCCCGGCAACCACGAGATCATGGGCGGCCCGATCTCCAACTTCATCGAGGAGTTCGGCGCGCCCAGCACCGCCCGCACCCTCGACGGGACGCGCCTCATCACGCTCAACACCGCCGGGGGCACCTACCTGTCCGGGGGCATCGATCAGCTGCGGATGCTCGAGGAGCAGCTCGCCGACGCGGCCGCGGACCCCGCCGTCAGCGGTGTCCTCGTCTTCTCCCACCACCCCACCCAGGACCCGCTGCCCAACAAGGCCAGCCAGCTGGGCGACCGCGAGGAGGCGGCGGCGATCGAGCGCACGCTGGCGGACTTCCGCTCCGGCAGCGGCAAGTCGGCCGCCATGGTCAACGGGCACGTCGGCGTCTTCCACGGACGCAGCAGCGAGGGCGTGAGCTACCTCGTCAACGGCAACTCCGGCAAGGGTCCCAGCGGCACCCCCGCCACCGGTGGGTTCACCGGGTGGACGATGCTCGGCGTGGACCCGGCCGCGGGTGTGGTCGGGGACGTCCCCGCCGTGCCGGACGCACGCCTGGCCTGGATGCGGGCCGAGGTGATGGCCCGCGTCGACGCGCTGCACCTGGCCGGCCCGGACACCCTGGAGGTGGGCGAGAGCGCGACCGCGTTGGCCACCCTCGTCCAGGACGAGGGGCGCGAGGTGCCCGTCGCGTGGCCCGTCTCCGCCCAGTGGGGCGGCGACGACGTCCGGATCGACGACGGCTCCGTGCCGGCCGGTGACGAGGACGACGCCCTCGAGGAGGCCGGCGGGGTGCTCCGGTACAACCCCCGCACCGGGGCGCTCACCGCGCTCAGCGGCGGCGTCGCGACGCTCACCGTCACGGTCAACGGCGTGACGGCGGAGCTCGACGTCACGGTCCCCGAGCCGGAGGTGCCGACCGAGGACCCCACCGACGTGCCGACGGAGGACCCGACGGATCTCCCGACCGAGGAGCCGACCGATCTCCCGACCGAGGAGCCGACCGATCTCCCGACCGAGGAGCCGACCGATCTCCCGACCGAGGAGCCGACCGATCTCCCGACCGAGGAGCCGACCGGTGAGCCCACGCCGGACCCCACCGACGGGCCCAGCGACGGGCCCAGCGACGGGCCCAGCGACGGGGCGCCGGGCGGGGAGCCCACCACGACGCCCACGCGGGCGCCGGGCGAGGGTGGGCCCTCGGCCGGGCGGCCGGGCGGCGGCGCCGACGGCGGGGCCGATGGCGGATCCGGCTCGGGTGGTGCGCTGCCGAGCACGGGCGCCGACGGGGCCTCCGTGGCCGTCGCCACCGCCCTCGCCCTCGCGGCGGCCGGCGTCCTCGCCTCCCTCGGGGCGCGACGACGGGCCGCGCGGGCGCACTAG
- a CDS encoding methyltransferase family protein, which yields MTTERAALAALVLYGLGLFGAFAVRAWVHRRATGSAGYRGLSGAPGSAPWWGGILFVAALVLGAAGPALAVVEAVPAAVALPAALPWTGVGLMALGSLGVLAAQAGMGSSWRIGVDPAERTDLVTTGAFAVVRNPIFTAMIAALVGLVLLVPTVVTAAALACLAIAVEVQVRAVEEPYLRRVHGEAYARYTDRVGRFAPRIARRP from the coding sequence ATGACGACTGAGCGGGCCGCGCTCGCGGCGCTGGTCCTGTACGGGCTCGGCCTCTTCGGCGCGTTCGCCGTCCGGGCGTGGGTGCACCGTCGCGCCACCGGGTCCGCGGGCTACCGGGGGCTGTCCGGCGCGCCGGGATCGGCGCCGTGGTGGGGCGGCATCCTGTTCGTCGCCGCCCTCGTGCTCGGGGCGGCGGGCCCGGCCCTGGCCGTGGTGGAGGCGGTCCCGGCGGCCGTCGCGCTCCCGGCCGCACTCCCGTGGACCGGCGTCGGGCTCATGGCGCTCGGTAGTCTCGGCGTCCTCGCGGCGCAGGCCGGCATGGGCAGCTCGTGGCGCATCGGGGTGGACCCGGCCGAGCGCACGGACCTCGTCACGACGGGCGCGTTCGCCGTCGTCCGCAACCCGATCTTCACCGCGATGATCGCGGCGCTGGTCGGGCTGGTCCTGCTGGTGCCCACCGTCGTGACGGCTGCGGCGCTCGCGTGCCTCGCCATCGCCGTCGAGGTGCAGGTCCGGGCGGTCGAGGAACCGTACCTGCGGCGCGTGCACGGGGAGGCGTACGCCCGGTACACCGACCGGGTGGGGCGGTTCGCGCCGCGGATCGCCCGCCGTCCGTAG